A window of Thermus antranikianii DSM 12462 contains these coding sequences:
- the hslV gene encoding ATP-dependent protease subunit HslV, with protein MVPLVEIHGTTILAVRKDGVTALAGDGQVTFGQTVLKRGAVKVRRLEVGEGILVGFAGGVADALSLLERFEEKLKEAKGNLLKGAVETAKLWRTDRVLRHLQAMIIAADREGMVLLSGSGEVITPEEPLLAVGSGGPYALAAAKALYRHSNLSAREIAEEALRIAAEVDLYTSGQVTVLTLGEA; from the coding sequence ATGGTTCCTCTCGTGGAGATCCATGGCACCACCATCTTGGCCGTGCGCAAGGATGGGGTCACCGCCTTGGCCGGGGATGGCCAGGTCACCTTCGGCCAGACCGTCCTCAAGCGGGGGGCGGTGAAGGTGAGGCGCCTCGAGGTGGGGGAAGGCATCCTGGTGGGTTTTGCCGGTGGGGTGGCGGATGCCTTAAGCCTCCTGGAGCGCTTTGAGGAGAAGCTCAAGGAGGCCAAGGGCAATCTGCTCAAGGGGGCGGTGGAAACCGCTAAGCTGTGGCGCACCGACCGGGTGCTGCGCCACCTTCAGGCCATGATCATCGCCGCCGACCGGGAGGGGATGGTGCTCCTTTCGGGAAGCGGCGAGGTCATCACCCCGGAAGAACCCCTTTTGGCGGTGGGGTCTGGGGGCCCCTACGCCTTGGCGGCGGCTAAAGCCCTCTACCGGCATTCCAACCTTTCCGCTCGGGAGATCGCTGAGGAGGCCCTTAGGATTGCAGCGGAGGTGGATCTTTACACCTCGGGCCAGGTAACGGTTCTAACCCTGGGGGAAGCATGA